One Triticum dicoccoides isolate Atlit2015 ecotype Zavitan chromosome 4B, WEW_v2.0, whole genome shotgun sequence genomic window carries:
- the LOC119294854 gene encoding putative 3,4-dihydroxy-2-butanone kinase isoform X1 has translation MALQGKKLINNPDDVVTEFIEGLVETYPGLQYLDGFPEIKVVLRADAVGGAYDKVAVISGGGSGHEPAHAGFVGPGMLTAAVSGDVFASPPVDSILAAIRAVTGTMGCLLIIKNYTGDRLNFGLAAEQAKSEGYKIEMVIVGDDCALPPPRGIAGRRGLAGTILVHKVAGAAADAGLSLADVAAEAKHASEAVGTMGVALSVCTLPGQVTSDRLGPEQIELGLGIHGEPGAAVVELQTVDVVVEHVLKQILSQETQYLPITRGSNAVLLINGLGATPVMELMIAARKAVPELQLEYGIAVDRVYTGTFMTSLDMAGLSITIMRSDENILQRLDAPTKAPAWPVGSEGNRPPAKFPVPVPPSPSMKDDEILSERQELSKQGCMLEAAIEAAAKELIDLKDNLNDWDSKVGDGDCGTTMYRGATAILEDMKTRYHMNDAAGTVNEIGSTIRKVMGGTSGILYDILCKAAYASLKQNKNITAYEWADALEASIAAVSKYGGASAGYRTMLDALIPASTVLKQSLKAGDDPVTAFIASAEAAAAGAESTKQMQAKAGRSSYISPDHLVSIPDPGAMAAAAWYRAAALSVKNKLHASES, from the exons ATGGCCCTGCAGGGGAAGAAGCTCATAAACAACCCCGACG ATGTGGTGACGGAGTTCATCGAGGGGCTGGTGGAGACCTACCCGGGCCTGCAGTACCTGGACGGGTTCCCTGAG ATTAAAGTTGTTCTTCGCGCTGATGCTGTGGGCGGTGCCTATGACAAGGTTGCTGTCATCTCAG GTGGTGGAAGTGGCCATGAGCCAGCCCATGCGGGATTTGTTGGGCCAGGAATGTTGACAGCGGCTGTTTCTGGAGATGTTTTTGCTTCTCCACCTGTTGATTCTATTTTAGCT GCTATTCGAGCTGTAACGGGCACTATGGGATGCCTTCTGATAATAAAG AACTACACTGGTGATAGACTTAATTTTGGATTAGCTGCTGAGCAGGCAAAATCTGAAGGCTATAAGATAGAG ATGGTAATTGTTGGAGATGATTGTGCCCTTCCCCCGCCTCGGGGGATAGCTGGTAGAAGAGGTTTAGCAGGAACAATTCTTGTGCATAAG GTTGCTGGGGCTGCTGCAGATGCTGGTTTATCTCTTGCAGATGTCGCTGCAGAAGCAAAACATGCATCTGAGGCTGTTGGTACAATGGGAGTAGCACTTTCTGTTTGTACGTTGCCTGGGCAAGTGACATCTGATCGTTTAGGTCCTGAGCAAATTGAGCTTGGCCTTGGAATT CATGGAGAACCTGGTGCTGCTGTTGTTGAGCTACAGACAGTTGATGTGGTGGTTGAACATGTTCTTAAGCAGATACTATCACAG GAAACTCAGTATCTTCCTATCACAAGAGGGAGCAATGCCGTTCTCTTAATCAACGG ATTAGGCGCTACTCCTGTCATGGAGCTTATGATTGCAGCAAGAAAAGCAGTCCCTGAGTTACAGTTGGAGTATGGGATTGCTGTTGATAGAGTCTACACTGGCACATTTATGACATCACTTGATATGGCTG GACTTTCTATCACCATTATGCGCTCAGATGAAAACATTTTGCAGCGACTTGACGCTCCCACTAAAGCTCCAGCTTGGCCTGTTGGTTCTGAAG GAAATCGCCCACCAGCAAAATTTCCGGTTCCAGTACCACCATCACCTTCAATGAAGGATGACGAG ATTCTTTCAGAACGCCAGGAACTAAGCAAGCAAGGATGTATGTTGGAGGCTGCTATTGAAGCAGCTGCTAAAGAACTCATTGATCTCAAGGATAACCTAAATGATTGGGACAGTAAAGTCGGTGATGGTGACTGTGGAACTACG ATGTATAGAGGTGCAACAGCTATTCTTGAAGATATGAAAACACG TTATCATATGAATGATGCAGCTGGAACAGTAAATGAGATTGGCTCAACAATCCGGAAGGTGATGGGTGGAACAAGTGGAATCCT GTATGACATACTCTGCAAGGCTGCATATGCAAgcttaaaacaaaacaaaaatattaCGGCATATGAAT GGGCTGATGCTTTAGAAGCTTCTATTGCTGCTGTTAGCAAATATGGTGGTGCCAGTGCAGGATACCGCACGATGCTGGATGCTCTAATTCCCGCTTCTACAGTTTTGAAACAG TCTCTTAAAGCCGGGGATGATCCGGTGACTGCATTTATCGCTTCTGCTGAAGCAGCAGCAGCTGGTGCTGAATCCACTAAACAAATGCAAGCAAAG GCAGGACGGTCATCGTACATTTCTCCAGACCACCTGGTTTCAATTCCTGACCCAGGAGCAATGGCTGCAGCTGCATGGTACCGAGCCGCAGCGCTTTCGGTGAAGAACAAGCTGCATGCTTCAGAAAGCTAG
- the LOC119294854 gene encoding putative 3,4-dihydroxy-2-butanone kinase isoform X2 yields MLTAAVSGDVFASPPVDSILAAIRAVTGTMGCLLIIKNYTGDRLNFGLAAEQAKSEGYKIEMVIVGDDCALPPPRGIAGRRGLAGTILVHKVAGAAADAGLSLADVAAEAKHASEAVGTMGVALSVCTLPGQVTSDRLGPEQIELGLGIHGEPGAAVVELQTVDVVVEHVLKQILSQETQYLPITRGSNAVLLINGLGATPVMELMIAARKAVPELQLEYGIAVDRVYTGTFMTSLDMAGLSITIMRSDENILQRLDAPTKAPAWPVGSEGNRPPAKFPVPVPPSPSMKDDEILSERQELSKQGCMLEAAIEAAAKELIDLKDNLNDWDSKVGDGDCGTTMYRGATAILEDMKTRYHMNDAAGTVNEIGSTIRKVMGGTSGILYDILCKAAYASLKQNKNITAYEWADALEASIAAVSKYGGASAGYRTMLDALIPASTVLKQSLKAGDDPVTAFIASAEAAAAGAESTKQMQAKAGRSSYISPDHLVSIPDPGAMAAAAWYRAAALSVKNKLHASES; encoded by the exons ATGTTGACAGCGGCTGTTTCTGGAGATGTTTTTGCTTCTCCACCTGTTGATTCTATTTTAGCT GCTATTCGAGCTGTAACGGGCACTATGGGATGCCTTCTGATAATAAAG AACTACACTGGTGATAGACTTAATTTTGGATTAGCTGCTGAGCAGGCAAAATCTGAAGGCTATAAGATAGAG ATGGTAATTGTTGGAGATGATTGTGCCCTTCCCCCGCCTCGGGGGATAGCTGGTAGAAGAGGTTTAGCAGGAACAATTCTTGTGCATAAG GTTGCTGGGGCTGCTGCAGATGCTGGTTTATCTCTTGCAGATGTCGCTGCAGAAGCAAAACATGCATCTGAGGCTGTTGGTACAATGGGAGTAGCACTTTCTGTTTGTACGTTGCCTGGGCAAGTGACATCTGATCGTTTAGGTCCTGAGCAAATTGAGCTTGGCCTTGGAATT CATGGAGAACCTGGTGCTGCTGTTGTTGAGCTACAGACAGTTGATGTGGTGGTTGAACATGTTCTTAAGCAGATACTATCACAG GAAACTCAGTATCTTCCTATCACAAGAGGGAGCAATGCCGTTCTCTTAATCAACGG ATTAGGCGCTACTCCTGTCATGGAGCTTATGATTGCAGCAAGAAAAGCAGTCCCTGAGTTACAGTTGGAGTATGGGATTGCTGTTGATAGAGTCTACACTGGCACATTTATGACATCACTTGATATGGCTG GACTTTCTATCACCATTATGCGCTCAGATGAAAACATTTTGCAGCGACTTGACGCTCCCACTAAAGCTCCAGCTTGGCCTGTTGGTTCTGAAG GAAATCGCCCACCAGCAAAATTTCCGGTTCCAGTACCACCATCACCTTCAATGAAGGATGACGAG ATTCTTTCAGAACGCCAGGAACTAAGCAAGCAAGGATGTATGTTGGAGGCTGCTATTGAAGCAGCTGCTAAAGAACTCATTGATCTCAAGGATAACCTAAATGATTGGGACAGTAAAGTCGGTGATGGTGACTGTGGAACTACG ATGTATAGAGGTGCAACAGCTATTCTTGAAGATATGAAAACACG TTATCATATGAATGATGCAGCTGGAACAGTAAATGAGATTGGCTCAACAATCCGGAAGGTGATGGGTGGAACAAGTGGAATCCT GTATGACATACTCTGCAAGGCTGCATATGCAAgcttaaaacaaaacaaaaatattaCGGCATATGAAT GGGCTGATGCTTTAGAAGCTTCTATTGCTGCTGTTAGCAAATATGGTGGTGCCAGTGCAGGATACCGCACGATGCTGGATGCTCTAATTCCCGCTTCTACAGTTTTGAAACAG TCTCTTAAAGCCGGGGATGATCCGGTGACTGCATTTATCGCTTCTGCTGAAGCAGCAGCAGCTGGTGCTGAATCCACTAAACAAATGCAAGCAAAG GCAGGACGGTCATCGTACATTTCTCCAGACCACCTGGTTTCAATTCCTGACCCAGGAGCAATGGCTGCAGCTGCATGGTACCGAGCCGCAGCGCTTTCGGTGAAGAACAAGCTGCATGCTTCAGAAAGCTAG